From Ananas comosus cultivar F153 linkage group 2, ASM154086v1, whole genome shotgun sequence:
TTAATTGATATTTCatctcatggtgaacccaaattagactctaatacatacacttagagtttaatttaaatcaaattttgactaatccgatttagttaatatttcacctTATGGTGAACTCAATGTGAGGTGTAATTAAGCTCAAACATATAAGCATAGAGCTTAATTACATTAGActctaagatataaaattagagtctaattcgaAATATTTGGACTAATTCTAACACATACATTTAGGATGAAAGCTTAAATCAAtttaatcaaatcaaactctaatgcaCCTAACTAgggtttaatttgaatcaaatccgATTAAGTCCCAATGCATATACATGAAATTTAATCAATCCCTCACCTATGGTGAACAATATTGTTGAGCACTGAAACATATAGAGCCCAATcaaatcaatttgatcatacACTTTGATTCAGAATCAAGTTCAATCAACCGTCATATTCATTCATGTACAttgggggtatgcccctggtTAAGCCATGTAACTATACAATGGATTATGTTATAAAATCCACCTTTTATTCAATTTCAGTCTATTTCAGCATtacagaggtctcttaatcgaaggtgtcCTAACACTTTGAAGggataattaacaataaacgcttgcgtttattggaagccatgaatccacaatacctgataaccatatataattaaatcttaatctgaatcatgaatactaccccatgGGAATTTGAAAATAAGATTAACCGTGCAAGGTGTgtcattcgtggtcgcagacatttgtattcataagttttcagtcgttagatttacctttttgaccattttcatccgttagattataatattcaacaaaccactcgctcaaccctaggagaccactatcatcctaactgcacatcccttcatccaacagTTGAAGACTTATGAGCACAAAGTAaattatacttataagagtatagtagccctactttctctctctctctctttatatatatatatatatataaatctaaaCATATGATTCCGATACAAATTCAAACCTCTCCTCTCTGAAGTTAAAGGAAACACAATATGGAGTATTGGAGTGGAGTAGGGCTaccattatttctttttctttttttttttttgagagataggtagcacgctatccgtttcgtttatttcatttagaaataaacttagctggaaatgtgaatcaactagaattcgaacttgggacctggggtaccaaccatcaaacccttttgccacttgctctagggacggtcggtggcTACCGTTATTTCAAGTGAAAAACAATTGGTAGGTGTATTAGCTTAACACAAAAGCTAGtactacaatttttttcttgaaCATATATAATTAGTATAATGAACTGTATCGCTGTACTAATCTTATTTTTCTAATCCTACTTTTCTTTGTGTGAGATCTTTTTAGTTACTATTTTTGTAGTTGCCCAACGCACGATTTGAAGTTCTTTCACCAATTTGTTAGCATTGTACACAGCAACCACTAAGCCAAACCTCTAGGTGGGGTGGGTGAAAGAGAACTAACCTCTATAGTGCGCACTTTGGCTTGGAAATTAACATTTCTTTGGAAATTAGCACGACCACTTTCCTTTGCAATGTTGTTTTACTTCCCTTTTTGGTAAAAATCTGATCTTATCCCTCATATTTGTAAGTTCTTCTTTTAGGCACATCTTCTTTTAGCTTGTTACAGTGTAAAaactcaatttagatcaatacTAACTttaacagaagaaaaaaaatgaattgttTGGAGAATGATTTAGTGAATGAAGGAAGCTATTAATTTAGACACTTAAGTTGGGGTTGAAACTTGAAATACAGAATTAGTAATTGGAAAATCCTTTTATTccatagttttattttatgCAACAATATTCTACTTGTATGTATCGCAATCTAATAGGACTTAAAGGCCCAATATTAATTCTACACGCAAGTAGAGTGGTATGACATGCACTATCTATTTTTGTGATGAAAAAGAGATTCTAAGGACTTCAATATGCTGTTATATGTACTAGAATCAATAAGAGAGAAACACTCGAAAAGTACTTCTATATCTTTTCCTTCACGTACTAcaacagaaaacaaaataaataaacaagacGAGTCTCGCATCCATCTGAATTACGACACAATTTAATTAAAACACCATcagaaatttaacaaaataaataaacaagacGAGTCTCGCATCCATCTGAATTACGACACAATTTAATTAAAACACCATCAGAAATTTATCACGTAATCGTATTACTGGATCGCCTAGTTTTATGTTATTGTGGAGGTTTGGATGGTAGTCTCAAATTGTGCTTATGTTGAGTAGatctaaaactttttttctcCAGGCGCGCGGTACATAGTCTTTTACTGTCCCTTGTCCTTcactgaaaattaaaaatttcaagtgATAACTAGCTTGAAATGATCAAATAATATTGCTACTTATCCAACTTCAAAATCAAATGTGAGTAAAAAATTGGTGAGCAGAAATTATGGTTTCTTTAGACTGTATGTAGAGCCATTATTATACAATGTGTACGTAGGGAAAAACTTTGAAACAGTACTCATAAAGAATTCTTTTGATATACTGATAACACTCTGAATGCTATCAATaaactatcaaaaaaaaaatgtatattgtGAATAGCAATACATAAACAACGGACaaaaacaagttaaaaaaactattttaatttatctatctATAATATTGTTTTCACAATTTAGATTGGGCTTAAGTACACCCCACTACGCtgtatttttgttttatctGCTATATTGTACTATACTATTCTTTTAAAAGATACCATCATTCTAtcattttttatcaatttctacAGTATATTTTAGAGTTATTGTGGTATTCTATTTTATACTCGTATTCTCATAGATCTCATTAAGTTAtctttagggaaaacttcaaaaaccccccctgtggtttcgtgcattctcactttgctaccctgtggtttaaaatgtatcaatttacccccctgtggtttcatttttatcttttcggaagctttttcgttaatatttcgttaaattatatacaaaaaacttcagataaccatctatatttatcaaatagtcactttagtatcctttaattttaactttgtcactgattttaaaaaaaaataataataaaattgataacaaaaagataaaaacgaaatcacaggggggcaaattgatacgttttaaaccacagggtagcaaagtgagaatgcacgaaaccacagggggggtttttgaagttttcccttatctTTATTTCGGCAATCTATATATATGTCttactatatattaataaattaattatattagacAAATTATAAGAAGTTTATTAAAAAGCAAAAGTTTGATCCcaagaaaaatacaaaataataaatcttcaacataaattcattaaaattttcgatagATCTGTTTTAACCCaattcttccttttcttttgcgttttttcatttttttctgttAAATTCGATTAAATATATACTTGACTATTTTGAATCAGTACTTTTTCAGTAAAACTATtcaattttatctaaaataatttaataatatatttttctaaaataatagtACAATATATGTAGCTAGGTTAGTGCAACTAAGGAGTTTAGAATCTTAGATTGCACCTCTTGTAAAATCATGCAGTTGGCGCAACACCGCTGCGAAAAGCAGTAGAGACTAGAGAATGTGAGGGGACTAGAGCACGCACGTCATGATGGCGTGCTGATGACATCAATTGTCCGGTCCCACCCCCCACCCCTCCTCCTCTCGGTGGTGGATGCTGGTGGTGGCAtcatttctccctctctctctctctctctctctctctctctctctctctctctctctctctctctctctcacacacacacacacactctctttgTTTCTACAGGACCAAGCCTAGAACGAGAAAAGATTAAACAAAGGGGCGTCCGAAACCCTAGCGCGTTTCCAACCCAACCATCATATttaagagggggagagagagagagagatgggataAATGCATAGGGAGATAGTAAGGAGTATATAGTGCGCAGCAGGACACAATCATTTGGTCGTTTCTGGGGAGgggaggaaggagagagaggaggcgtGGAACTGCAAAAAGCTAATCACCAACGCAGGCGCAGGGGACAAAACGTGGTTCTTCAACCAGGTGGACCTTTTTATACCCTCCCCCTTAATCAATTTATTAATGTcttacttttaaaatatatatatacatactctGTACCCTTTATTATTGACCCCTCATCAGCCCTGGTCGGCTCCACTACTGTTACAAAGAAAACCCcatttttctaataaaacaataatataataataataataataaagttataGCGCAAAAGGAGCTCGTAGTGCCGTACACGAGCTTCCCCTCCTCCTATGTGTGTACATGTGTGCTCGCGCTGAGGCTTCCGCACCTTCCTCGTCGAGCACTTAACCAAGGtccaagcaaaaaaaagaaaaaaaaaaaaacacacacacacacacacacacaacacaaaAAGCGAAGGTAAAAGAAGCGAGAAAGGCTTAAAAGGAGACCGACCATTGACTGGAAAAGCTAACGAAGAAGAtagagatcgagatcgagaaagagagaagcagcagcagcagaagtgggaagggagagagggagggagggagagagggagggagggagggagagagggagaaagaagcACAAACTTTGCTATGTGGGAAGATAGAGTTCACGGTCTCCACTACACCGCCACGAACACTTCTTCTACTAGTACTACTACTGGTGCGACGATACTCGGAGGCGACACCGCAACCGGTCTCTTACACAACCCCACCACTATTCTCCCATGGGCGGTAAACCCTAGCGCCTACTCTCTTCCTTATCATGCTCCCTTCAACGGCGACTTTTACCAGCCCGAGAGGAATTTTCCGGCGTTGGGCGCGTCGACGGATCAAGCAGATCTGTCGGGCCTGCACATCGGCTCGTCGACGGAGAGACTCCTGCACGGGAAAGCAGGGGGGTTGGCGTCGACGATGTCGATCTTCGGGAGCCTCCACGCGGAGTTCGGCAAGATGAGCGCCAAGGAGATCATGGACGCCAAGGCGCTCGCCGCCTCCAAGAGTCACAGCGAGGCCGAGCGCAGGCGCCGCCAGCGCATCAACGGCCATCTCGCCAAGCTGCGCAGCTTGCTTCCTAACACCACCAAGGTGAGATCAGTAACAATAATTAATTCCTCCCATTAATCcactataattattattattattatcattatttccGTCATCTGTAAATTATCTGAAGTcgatatatgcatatatattcgGGGATCTCACATGGATTTTACATATATTCTAAATTAAAGATACGAACGAACGAGTGGTGCAATCACTCTTTGGGcgtgtttgtttgttttttcctGATCTTCCAGCAGGAAACTCGCTCTCTTGTCGGAGATTGAACATGAGGTGTGTTTGGAGGCGTATGCTATGTTTCCTACCAGCACCAAGTCAAAGATCACACATACAGGCGCTTAATTCTATCCTTCCACAAACTGATGATGATTTTTCTTGGGCTGCgagaatttagagagagagagagagagagagaggagaaaagagaggaCAAAGAGGTGGAAAAGAGCCGCCGAGTTGAATGTTGTTTGACGCTCAAAAGGGAAACCGGAGGAGCAGAATTTGAACAGATCAGCTTTTCGTGGGAGCTGCTTCTGCcggaaaactaaaaaaaagctCCTAAGAAAGACAAACACGCGCACCCCCTTCTTGTCAGAACCCATTATTAAAGCTGAaccggaaaaaaaaacaaaaaaaacaaaaaaaaaaaaaacgggcACCACCACTAGTCGCACGGTTCTGCAGCTTTTTTTTCCCCACGCCCATAATCCCCCGTCCATATCCACACTCCCTAACCGAACCTATTATTCCCATTCAATTGTTCGTTATATATTTCAGAAACAAGTCTATTATGTAGATCTAATGGATAAGAATTATAAGCTCTTATGAATCGCTGTTGATTTGATATTAACAACAGCagtcattttattattaaaaaaaataataccagTTGTATTAGTATGTCAAGAATACATATCTATGATTCGAATGATGCATATTGAATGGTGAATCTgttcaatttgaatatatatatataaaagtttttttttttcttttttatttcgttAATGCGGAACCAATACAATTCAAATTGAGTTATAATTGTTTTGgttcctctctatatataatgtGACAGACGGATAAGGCGTCGCTGCTGGCGGAGGTGATAGAGCACGTGAAGGAGCTGAAGCGGCAGACGACGGCGATCACGGCGGAGGGCGGCACGCTGCTGCTGCCGACGGAGGCGGACGAGCTGACGGTCGACGCGGCAGGCAGCGACGAGGACGGGCGGCTGGTGGTGCGGGCGTCGCTGTGCTGCGACGACCGCTCCGACCTCATCCCCGACCTCGCGCGGGCCCTCAAGTCGCTCAAGCTCCGCGCCCGCCGCGCCGAGATCGCCACCCTCGGCGGCCGCGTCAAGAACGTCTTCATCATCACGGCCCACGACGACGCCTGCCATAGCGACTGCGTCGCCTCCATCCAAGAAACGCTTCGCGCCGTCATGGACAAAAAAACTGCCACCAGCGACACGTCATCGTCCAGCAGCGGAATCAAGCGGCAGCGGACGAACCGCGTAGATGAGCAACAAGGTTCTATCTAATTAACTAATTTCTATATATTCTCTTACCATCTTGGGTACGTGCTTAATTAGATTTTTATCTGCATGGTGTTGGAGTGTTGTGGTGTATGTGTGTGCGTGGGCGGTGCATATATGTGTGCACTTTTAACAAGAGGGAGAATTTTATGTATCCCTTTGTTGTTGGGTGGTTTGCATGGGGATGAGCTAGGAAGGGCTTTGAGTGGTGTTTCTAGGGACAAGGTTTGGGTTGTGAAAAATAAGCGGATCTGATTATATCAATGGGAGAAGATAAGTTGGGTTTGTGGCTTTAAATGATAGATTTAGTCGACTAATCTCTATGCATCTCTATGATAACTATATAGGTCAAGCATCTGCATTGGTTTTAGGAGACCTATAAACCtaaaatcataatatatctCGCATATTTTTCTCTTGAATTTATGTTTAATTTCGATCTCGTGTGCGTTAGAGATTTTATGTTCAATTTTATGATTTCTTTTGatcaactatatattatttagcACTAATGTATGTCGAATACACAATTTTAAAACATCTGTCTCTGGTTGTTTAATTACTTTAAAATTCAGTTATTtcaattttctatatttaaatCAAGTTCATTTGTATATGTTTTGAAAAAATGTCAGGCCATTTAGTGTCGAGTCCttttatgagttttttttttaaaaaaaaatcatgtaatCATGTGCCCATTGGTACTTGGCTTGttcatttttgtaaaaaaaatagagcaggttaaattttttctttctctttctcgaACAAAAAATGTTGTGAATAACACTGTAATTTggctttcctttcttctttttatctttttttacaagcattcattaaTTGGAGCCTTTGGACTATGTTAGaattatagtttttttgttttttttgggtaaatgtGTTCTACTGCTTGTCTAATTATTACATCTTAGTTGTCTATGTATATCCTGATACATATATGTTTCTTGGACTCGGAAATATTATAGAAACAATATATTTGACCTTTGCATGAAGAACACGAgccatattttatattgttACTTTACCGTTCTTCGTGTTTAGTTTCCACCCCTTCATGACCATATCAGAAGCAAAGGTTCTTCACTAGTGATAGCATGTAATTTTTAGTGATAAATTACTTTAAGAGTTTGTCGGCGAAACTTTCCTTTTTATTGGTGCTTTATACAattatcttttgtttttcttttacaataCTCTCTGGGAGGGGGGTTTCTCTTTCCAGTTTTcgttcaaaaaaatttatctgcTTTTGCCACATTAGTGTGCAAAAATATTCAAATGGGGAATATGCATGTTTCATAttaagagtaatgcttctatacttttttttttttccttaccgTTCAATCACTCCCACTCAACGGTAcagatttaattttcttaaaattgtgACCTACAATAACAGGTCATTTTAGGAATGGTACCGGtcaccaggtacctcaaaaaaggatatttttgtcttttaatacatgagcaatttagtcattttatctctattatattattaaaattttattctctctttatttcttttttctttctctatctttcctctcatatttggtatttcatataagaaaattttcaaattatttgacaacaaGAATATGAGATTATTTTGTGAACCAACTAtggatttttttctctatacATCTTGAATCCAACCCGaatcatatataaagtttaatattatattcgaatttatattttaaaattttaaatttaatataaaatattttgaaatatggtaaaaagaaataattgtttcgggttccaGTCTTTcggtttggatttggttttgggtttaaaaaaattgtttagttTCGGGtttagatatggatttttgaaatccatcGAGTTTAGAAATAGATTTTGTGATTGTTaatcaaattcgaattcaaatttctaacctttttttttctgaatagtaatcctaatctttttaatttttatgtttaaactaaattcgtaaatttctaaactaaatttgtaaattaatgcctaattaatgcctaaattagggtaatcaattaatttcctaaattagtgcaaattaatgtataaatttaggatatcaattaaaagtttctttaaatgatGTATAGTTTAATTACCGAAATAACCTCGAATGATGTAACCCATTTAcctgctaaatattaaaattacacctttaccctctattaatcaacggttaagttttattttatttttttaataataaagtaccgaatcatttctctcatattaaaattacaaattttgtgaTGGGGAGGAGAAGAAACGGCACAAGCAAAATGTAGTCAAAATCTACCATGTGTAATCTTATGGGCTTCTATTTTGAGTTTGTtttcattttcactttttttttatgttgttttgCTGTATGGATTGACCTGCATGGATTATATGTTAGAGGGAGAGGGGACAAACGTAGGATAGGGGGAGTGGAAAAGCATATATAGGTCTAAAATGAATAAAAACATATCAGGTAGGATTAGAGattaacaaaagaaaatctaaaaGCATGAAAACGTAGCATATCTCAATCTTAATTgaatatagaaattttaatttataataagaGTTCGACTATGGTGTTTATAGAAGCACTAAATACTTAGTGtacttatcaattttttttcatcattaaaTCTATCATTTTGATCAATTCTTTTTAGATCATGCTATTCCACCAACGTTATCCACTAAACTTTAGGGATTATCATCCTAATCCtgcaaattttcatccaaatactgAAAATCTAAAGTACTAAAAACTTAGTACTGTTAGAAGCATTCTAGTCCAGttcttttaaataatatatcaattGCATCTAGGATGTCAAATAGTAGCTTAATTGTCATATGCAGGTTACAAATtggaattttttgttttttagaagCGGGgcattatatatgtaaaattgatggatttatttattatattctcTTGATCAAGGCTTAGAccttgtttggatgcatgaatattttattcattatattatcttgatttatttaaaaaatttatatatttggtaGAGAAGAAATGTGATCAAATATTTACAATAGAGTATTATATTTAGCTTTCAAGATactttttcataataaaataaatcatttttagataaaatatacTCTTCTGTAAAATTAATCatagatagtaaaattttttagaaaataaaaaatcaaactctgtAATTATAATCATACTAGAAAACtttcatattaaataaattatttttggataaCTTATTTCGATATTCAAACAAGATTTAAAGGTAATTGTTTtaagaaggttttttttttttctcgcgctttgttcatttatttttataaataaactcagATAAATATGTGAAATAATTAGACTATGACTTTGATTCTCAAATATAGTCTATTAAGATTTTAGCCAACTGTGTAAGTTACAGTCGATTTGTGTCAAAGTTGTCAATGCCTGTTGTGTCTAGTACAACACCAATGATAGAGGCTATGTGAAAGATATGTAGACGTAGAAGTTATAAGTacacacactacaacaaaaacggtctatagcaacacttttaaatataggtacatatcaaaaaagtgctgctagctaaagttaccgacacttttaaaaagtgctgctatatatggggtcgctaggtatatagtgacagttaaagagtgtcgctataacttaaaagagtgctgctaatctacgaatacttatttaagcatttagcaaccgccgaaactttatctcgttggctgcggtggcggaggaggacgataggaaaggctcttcgtctagaatttcaatggattgagtgaagagagaag
This genomic window contains:
- the LOC109725725 gene encoding transcription factor bHLH30-like, giving the protein MWEDRVHGLHYTATNTSSTSTTTGATILGGDTATGLLHNPTTILPWAVNPSAYSLPYHAPFNGDFYQPERNFPALGASTDQADLSGLHIGSSTERLLHGKAGGLASTMSIFGSLHAEFGKMSAKEIMDAKALAASKSHSEAERRRRQRINGHLAKLRSLLPNTTKTDKASLLAEVIEHVKELKRQTTAITAEGGTLLLPTEADELTVDAAGSDEDGRLVVRASLCCDDRSDLIPDLARALKSLKLRARRAEIATLGGRVKNVFIITAHDDACHSDCVASIQETLRAVMDKKTATSDTSSSSSGIKRQRTNRVDEQQGSI